CATAAATAATTTTGTCCAGCTTGCTGCATCGCATAAAAAATATGACTATTGGCAACTACTGAATAAACTCGTGGTGACGCTTCCTTAACAATGACAGGTAGCCAATTTCTTAAACCTGGAGTTTGTAGCTTTTCTGAAAGAGGAAATATTTGGAATGCTGGTACGGTCAGTACTGAATTTTCCGGCACTTCAACACTTTCTATTGGAACTTGAATTAAATGCCCAGTATCACTAAAACTTGCCATATCTACAACTCCGTGATGACTTCTCGAATTAGGCTCTGATAAACATCTCTAGCTTTTCGATACCGAATTGGGCCCGGTACTCCGTTATCTTGCATAGCTGCATTAGCAATCTCGACATGATAGCCAAGCTCTAAGATACGTTTATTTTGAGACAAAAAACCATGATTTTCAACGTAAAAGAAGTTATTAAAAATCTGTTTATATTCTGGATTAGAGGAGATGATTTTATCTAAGAGGGATCTAAAATTCTTTGACTGAGCAGGGGTTGCATTATAGCGATTGAGTACAAGAGGTAGAAGTGCTGGCATTCCTTCATCTAGGTACATTTTCCTCATTTGTCCAACCTGTGGAAGAAACAATGTAATAACTGACTCTAAATTTTGTATTGATTCCCAATCATTATGATGAGCAGGTACGAGGAGAGCATCTAGTGATAATAATCCCACTTGCGCAAACCATCGCCAGTTTGGAGGCATATCAACCAAAATATAGTCATAGTTTTTTGCTGCTTCCAGAAGTTTATTTCTTAAAAACTCAGGTCGAATTTGTTGCTCAATGTCGGTCTCACTATCATATAAAAATCGAGAATCAGCAGTTATCACATCTAACTTAACTTTATTACCTCCTGAGCCTGCGCTGTATGATTGAATGATTGAATCTAGGGGAGTGATGCCCTTTAAATAGTTCCAGACATTACCTTGATTGGTTGAAAGTTTAAGTAATTTTGTTAAGCCTCCTTGATTAGGATCAAAATCAACCAATAAAACTTTACGCTTATTTTGTGCTAACACAATACCAACATTTGAAACTGTTGTTGTTTTACCAATGCCACCCTTATTGTTATAAACCCCAATAATTGAACCGCGCTTTGGTGCTTTTATAGATTGAAGAAACTTTTCAGCTACTTTCTCTGCTGTCTCTGAATTTAGTTCAATTAGAGGTGTTAGCGGATGAGTGATTTTATGGTCGTGCCTGAATAGTTGTATCTCCCATCCATTTGAAATCACCCCAATAGGAGTATTTTTACAGTAATTACCCAATAGCTGGGACTTTAGTTGCTTATGAACTTCCCAATACTGCTTGTGAAAATTACTTAATTGGTAGTTTGTACACTTTATCTCACAGATTATTTGTGGATTTTTTTGATTATTAAAAAATGAATTTCCATTTTCATCAACCAACCTACAAGCAATATCAGTTTTTAGTGAAGGATGATCATTACATTTAAACTGTGTGATTCTATCAAGATGACTAAATCCAACTGTTTCTAGTAGTCTTTCAATAATTGGAGTAACAACCTGACTTTCATCACCACTTTGTTTTTCACTGGGCCGATGATCAAGTTGAGCTTTTAGTTTTTGAAGTGACTCGGAGTTGAGCATGGAATAATTCATTTGCAAGACACAAATTATTTTATTGCCATTGTAGTAGTGTTTTGGTCGGTCATTCAACAAATATCAAAGATTAACAAAAAGATACAAAAATAAACATTTCAACGGAATTGTATTAATTTTTTTTCAATGAATAGGGCAATAACCTTATCTAATTCATTGTTCTTATGCTGTTTGTTTTCATTTGAGAACTCCAGCTAACCTGGCAATTTCCGTTGTCACCCTTGGGGTAAGCTTTTTGGGCGATAAGACCATACACTTGCAGTAAAAAAATATTATTATAGCTACCCTTCTTTTGTCGTAGGGAGTTTTCTACAGACTTTTGATATAAATTCAACAAAATTAATTTTTATTCAAGAATGTTTAGAAAGGTTGGGACGGGGCCTGGGTGATGGGGATTTTGGAAATGGATCAAGGCCTGGCCTGGGATGATTAGACTGTTAATGAGGCTTAAGCAATTTTGCAAGGGTATTGTTATGACTCAACGAGAGCAACTCCTCCAAGAAATTGAAGCTACGTCCGATGAGCAAATTCAGATCGTTTTAGACTTCATTCACCAATTAAAATTGAAATCCCCAAAAAAATCCTTGGCAGAATTTGCAGGAATTCTCAGTGACTCTGAAGCCCAGGAAATGCTAAAAATTATAAAATCTGATTGCCGTCAGGTTGATCCTAGTGAGTGGTGAAATTGCGCTTGATACCTCAGTTGCTATTCGTTATCTTAATGGCGACTCGTCTCTGATAGAAAAATTGAGTAATCTATCGGAAGTATTTTTACCGACCGTTGTTGTTGGCGAATTGCTTTATGGTGCGCTTAATTCCTTTCGTTCTGCCCAGAACTATCCAAAGTTCTTAGATTTTATTAATTCCTGTACGGTTAAGCCTCTTATTCAAAATGATGCTTTAGTTTATGCAGAAATAAAACTATATCTTAAAAATAAAGGAAGACCTATTCCAACAAACGATATTTGGATTGCGGCTCAATGCTTTAGTCAAAATTGGGTATTAATATCTGATGATTCAGACTTTACTTACATTGATAATTTATGCCTGGAGCGTTGGTAAATTTTCCTCTTAAGATGGTCCTTTTCCAGGTTATACCCCATCATGTAGCAATGTTTAAAGAGTGCTTGGGCGTGGCCTGGGTTGAGTTTGTTAAAAATGTGAAGGCTAAAATAATGGAGAGCGGGGCTTAGATTTACACTAAAAAATATTATTCTAGCGACCCTTCTCTTGGCCTGGAGAGTTTTCTACGGACTATTGATAAAAATTCAACAAAATTAATTTTTCTTTAAGAATGTTTAGAAAGGTTGGGACGGGGCCTGGGGATTATTGCTAAACATATTGAAGATGCCACTCGTAGCTCCTCAGAAAGTTCAGAAATACTAAAGATTGCTGCCAAACATATAAAAGATGCCACACGAAACGCTTCAGGAGATATATCTCGTTGGTATTTTGCCGAACTTCAAAACAGCCGTTAATCAAACTAGGTAGCATAGAACAAGAAATAGGAGATTATTAAATTATGGTCATTACCAACTCCCAGCCCCGTTCTCGCCAAGTTCTTTTATCCCAAGATGAAGATGGTTACTTTATTGTCGAAGTCCCCAGCCTCCCTGGATGTATCAGTCAAGGCAAAACTCGCGAAGAAGCCCTAGAAAATATTAAAGAAGCGATTGAATTACACCTTGAAGTCTTAGAAGAACGTGGTGAGCCAATTCCTGAAGATACAACCGAAGTCATTACCGTATGATTAAGTTACCCGTTGTCTCCGGTAAAGAATGTATTCGAGCATTAGAAAAAGTTGGATTTGCTATACATCGCCAAAAGGGAGTCACATTACTCTAGTACGAGACAATCCCAAAAACCAAGTTACAATTCCTAACCATAAAGAAATTGCTAGGGGAACTTTACGCACAATTATCAATCAAGCTGGATTAACCGTTGAACAATTTACGAATTTGTTATAAAGCATCGTGGCAATTTTTTCACCAAGTACATTTAAAATCAAGAGGATACATTCATGAACACTAAAGAGATACTACAATCATCTGAGTCAACCGAACTAAACATATCATCCTTACTCGATTTAGTCACTCAAATTCAAGCCCAAGTCCCGATTGAAGAATGGCAAAAGTTACCAACTGATTTATCTATTAATCATGATCACTATCTCTATAGTTCACCAAAAGTTGAGGAATGAAAACTATCTTTGCTGATATAGGCTAGTGGATTGCTTTACTCCGATAATTCTTATTTCAAAAGGTATCATTCATGCAAACCCAAGAAACAAGCCCTCAAAATGCTTCAGCAGTAATACAACTACAGCAAGAAGTAATCCAACAAATTGAAACCCTGCCCGCTAACCTTTTACAAGAAGTTCTCGACTTTCTTTTATTTATTAAAGCTCGTCATCATCAAAACTCACCGACAATAGCAGAACTCAAAATCAAAGCAATGTCTGACGAAGATTTAGAGATAACACGTTTAAGCGAGCCTAGTCTAGCCGAAGATTGGTTAACCCCTGAAGAGGATCAAGCGTGGCAACATTTATAAAAGGTGATGTGGTTGTTGTTCCTTTCCCATTTTCTGACTTAACAAATGCCAAACGACGACCCGCCTTAGTTATGGCTGAATTAGACCAAAATGATTTGATTCTCTGCGTTATTACCAGCCGAGCTGCACTTTATGACTACATAACTCCAATCAATGATAGTGATTTTGAAACAGGTAGCCTTAATCGGGTTAGTTACGCAAAATCAAATCGTATTTTCACGGCTAATGAACAGATCATTGGTTATAAAATTGGTAAATTGAAGTCTAATAAAGTTCAGGAAATAGTCGAAAAGTTAATCATCATTCTACAGCGTTAGGCATAGATCAAGAAATAGGAGATTACTCAGTCATAGTCATTACCAAACCCCAGGCCTGTCCTCGCCAAGTTCTTCTATCCCAAGATGAAGATGGTTACTTTATTGTCGAAGTTCCTAGTCTCCCTCGGTGTATCAGTCAAGGTAAAACTCGCGAAGAAGCTCTTGAAAACATTATGACACCATTGACTTAGGCCTGGAGAAGGAAGGTATTGAAGTTATCCTGGCCTGTAAAATCAATCCCGCTGCCCATAAAAAATTTGTTGTAGAAAATCGAGTATTTCGCTCTAAGTGGTCGTCTAAGAACATAATGAACAGAATATTTATTCAATTATTATTTTCTCATTCAATCTAAACAGAACCTAGAGTTTTAAGGCTTGCATCAAATCATGACGGGTAATAATTCCCACCAGGCCCCCGGTTTCATCTAAAACAGGCAATCGGCTGATGTGGTGATGGACAATGGCCTGGGCAACTTCAGAAATAGGTGTGGTTGGGGTGGTTGTAATTGGATTAGTGGTCATGGCATCTTGAACCTGCATCCCCAGAGTTTTTTTCAGGTGATGATGGAACTTTTCCGGGGATTCAAAATAAATCACACTCCCCAATAGGGTTAAATACACTGGCGGCTCTAAAGGGGCTTCTCGGACAATTAAATCTGCTTCCGTAATCAAGCCAACTAACTTCCCGCCCTCATCCACCACTGGCAATCCCCGCACCTGCTTTTCCTCCATGAGCTTAATCGCCGTTTCAATCGAGTCCGTCGGGCTAACGGTGTGAGGGTTGGTAGTCATGTAATCTTGAACAACAGCAGTAGTCATAGGAATGATTATGAGGGGGATAGAGAATTAAACAATGGAAAAAATTAATGATGGCTAGCCTGTAGATAAGAAGCAGTCAGGGCTAAATCCGGGCGTAAATCACGGGCCTGGCGGAGATAAATATGTTGGATCAGGGCCTGGGGTTGGGGGGTATTGAAATAAATCAAGCACCGAATACACCGCTCTAGACCCCCTTCGACATACATTTGCTGAACATCCAACAAGGGAATGGTTTGCCACTTGGGGCGTTCTCGGGCCACCGCCGCCGGAAAAATCCGATCCAAATCCCGTGTTACAGAAAACGTCACACTGATCACTTCCGTCAAGTCCAACTGGTTATGGGCTTCAATTTCGTCTAATAGCTCCTGCACCGCTTCCCGAATTGCCGGAATCGTATTATTAGCGGCTGTCGTTGCCCCACGAATTGCTCGGACTCGCCATACCACACTGACATCCTCCATGATTTACTTACTCTATCAAGCTCAAGGACGATAAAGCCAGAGGGGGAGGCCACTGGTTGCCAGTTCAAATTCCATCCAGTCTTGACCCAGGCCCAGTACCCGTGAAACTAGAGCCTGATTCTGGAACCGTGATTCCCCTCGACTGGGCAATAAACGACTCATCAACGACTTGGGTTCTTCAATTGGGACTAGCTTAGTTTTCTCCACATCCAGGCCCGCTAATTCCGCTGTCCACCGCCTGGCATCTTCTTCCGTCCCCAAGCGATCCACCAACCCTAAACCCAAGGCCTGCTGTCCCGTAAAGACCCGCCCATCGGCAAAGGTTCGCACAGTTTCTTCACTGAGATTACGCCCCTCCGCCACCGTTTGGACAAATTGCCCATAACTGGTATCAATCAAATCTTGGAGAATATTTTTTTCCTCGTCCGTCAGTTCCCGATCAAAGGCCAAAATATCCTTGTAGGGCCCGGATTTAATCACCTTGAAGGAGACACCAATTTTATCCAGCAGCCGCTCCAGGTTATTGCCCCGGAGAATCACCCCAATACTGCCGGTAATGGTGCCGGGGTTGGCCATAATATGTTCGGCTCCCATCCCGATATAAACCCCACCGGAAGCCGAGATATTGCCAAAACTAGCAACAATCTTCATTTTTGATCGCAAGCGTTTGAGCGCGGCATAAATTTCTTGGGAATCCCCAACCGTTCCCCCTGGGCTGTCAATGCGTAACAACAGGGCTGGAAATCCCCGCTCTTCCACGGTTTTTAAGGCTTTTAAGACACGCTTGCGGGTTGCCCCCATAATCGCCCCACAAACTTCAATTCGGGCAATTTGTTTTTTAACAGGTTGAGAAAAGGGCCAAGGCATAGATTTTGCAGGTACTCAATGAAATCCGGCGTTTAACTTTCCCCCATATTAGCCGCCTCTGATTAGCTTTGTCCCAGGCCTGTGAGGCTAAACCAGAGAATTTGGGTCGTCCGCTTGGCTTGAAAGTCATTATCGCCAATGATCACAAGGCTAGAAGTTCCATCGACTAACTGGGGCCCCAAGGTCATACCCTCCAAATTATCCAAAGTGATCCCCAAGGTTCCTAAATCTAACAGCAGGGCTTTGCGAACGGGTTTAATTCCCGCCAGGCCTGGGGGTAGGTTCCTCAAGGTAGAAATATCCGCTGCGCCCCCGAGGGAAACTTGAAACAACTTGACCCCAAAGCCTTGAGTCAGACTAAAGGTGCGCTCCAAGCTCAAAAAATGCCCCCCATTATCTAAAGCTAACAACTCCACCAGGCCATTGGCGGCAACGTTTTTTGGGGCTGGATCAAGGAGATAGGCGTGTTCAGCAATCAGGATAGGTTGGACATCTCCCCGCAGGTAATGCAAAATCCGGGCGGCTGAAATTAGCTGATTCTCTGGGTCTAAGTCCTGTTTCAAGCCAGTTTCCGTGGCCACAAAGAGGCGATCTCCGGTGGGATTTAAGGTTAAAGATTCAAAGCCCTGATTATTTTGCACACCTTGGGGGGGTAATTGGGGATCGGGGTTGGCTGTGTAGTAACTGGGAAGCCGAAATTGGAGTTTTTTAATGCCATCCAGGCCAAATTCGGCAATAAAGGGTGGGGCCTGGTCTTTCACCCCTTCGCTACTGATCAACAGCGTCTTTTCGGGAGTTAGGGCAATCCCTTCCGGGTCGGCAGTGTTGGGCGCGAGGGGGGCCGACTGTTTATCCTGCAAAAATGTTACTTGCCTAATCTCGGCCGGAGTCGGGGCAGGGGGAGGTTGCAGCTTGAGCGTATAGAAACGGGGCTGTTGGCGGTCGTCACTGATGGCGTAATAGTGATTATTTTGGCGATCGTAGGTGATCCCGGAAAGTCCTCCCACTTTTGTATCGTTAAAATCCTGGTTGGGGAGTTGGGAAGCCTCGATAAATTTGATCTCCAGGGGTAAAAATAAGCGGGTCTGGGCCTGGACTTGGGGCAAAGTGCAACCTGCAAGCAGGGCAAAAATCCCAAACAGGATCACCCAAAACCGCTTGGGAAAATGAGGGAGTCGGATTTGTGGGACTGAGTTGATCATCGTTGCCTTGCCCCTGACCTGATTTCTTAAATTATGCCCCCTGCGTCTTTGACACTGAACCACCTAAAGAGTTTCGGCAAAGTTATGGATGGGATCAGCCCCTGCTACAGAGTTACTCATTTAGGGTGAGATGGGGACAAGTCAGAAAATGCTCTATGGGCAGTCCTTTTGAGATTTCTATTTTCTTAGAACAGTCTGCGTAACTCGATAAAACCTGGCCTGGGGAGTGAGATTATCCCTCGCTCGCTTGGGAAAATATGTATAATACATATATATTTAAAGTCGTGACTTTTATCCTCGCGATGGATCAGGCAAGAACCTTGAATCTTTTGGGGGCGTTGGCTCTCAGTATTATGGATACCGTCAATGCGGGCGTTGCATCTCAGGCTGGATATGGTGGCGAGACGGCGGCCGCACTGGTGACGTTGGGGGCTGATCCCGGCCTCTCAATTAATGCCCTACGACAAATTCTCAATCTTTCCCATCCAGGAACCGTGAGGCTGATTGACCGCTTGGCAACGGCAAATCTGGTGGAGCGGCGGGCTGGGGTGGATGGTCGGACCTTGGCCCTGTTTCTCACAGAGGTGGGGCAGCAACGTCGGCAAGCCATTTTGAAGGCGCGACGGGAACAATTGCAGTTGGCTGTTAACACCCTGACAGAGGATGAACGTCAACAACTGACCGGACTTCTGGAAAAGATGCTAACCGCCATGACAACCAGCGAGTTAAGAAATTTTGAGATTTGTCGCCTTTGTGAGGAAGAAGTGTGTCCGGCTGATCGATGTCCTGTTGAACAAAAATATCGCCAATTGCAGAGTTTATGAACAGTATCCTGATTGCGCTCGGTTATGCCTGCTTCTGGGGTGTTGGAGTCACGCTGACTAAAATTGCCCTCTCGGAAATTCCTCCCACCACACTCTTAGTGATTCAACTGTCTGCCAGCGTTGCTTTTCTGGCCACAGCTTGCTACCTCAGAGACGGGCAACTACCTTTTTCCTGGCGTAATCTCAAACAAGGTTTTGCCGGGATATTTGAGCCAGCCTTAGCCTACATGGTGGGTATTTTTGGCATTCAAATGACAACCGCCAGCAATGCCACACTCATTGGTTCATCGGAAGTTATTCTAACGATTTTATTTGCCGCCGTATTTCTCGGGGAAAAGCTGACGCGGATGAAGTTATTACTAGCTGGGATTAGTTTTTTAGGAGTCCTGTTGTTGATGTTGCAGGACGCTGAAGGGGCTAGTAACAATTCGCTCTTGGGTGATTTACTGATCCTGATGGGCACAACCTTTGCCGTTTGTTATGCTCTCTTGAGTAAGAAGCAGATCGCATCAGTTGAACCTTTGCACCTCACCTCCTCGCAGCAGCTAGTGGGCTTAATTGTGACCCTAGGCTGTTTTGCGCTCCTATCAACCATGAATCCAGCCTATGAAGTTAATGCTGGGAATATTTCGCCGCAGTTTTGGCTGTTGGCCGTGGGTTCCGGGATTATGCAATATGCTTTAGCGTTCCTGCTCTATCTGATGGCCTTGCAAAATTTACCTGTGAGCCAAGCGGCGTTTTATATTGCCCTGATTCCGGTTTTTGGCGTGGCCAGTGCAGTGGTGATGATTGGGGAGCAGCCTAGTCTTGGCCAGTGGGTTGGGGGGGGATTCGTCATCGCCTCTTCTTACTGGGCTAACCGATTGAGAACCGATTAGGCCGTCATGGCCCAAAGACATAACCCCGAAGATGGACTATGGGGATTGGTGTATCCTGTTGCCGGGCTGGTGGAGGGTAGAGGGTGGAGTGACAGTCCATTGCCCTAGGAATAAACCTCCAGAAAATGCGGCGATTGCGGTGATCCCCACCAGGCCATAGGCATATTTCAGAGGGCAAGTCCAACTTAATTGGTGCTGGAGGTGTTGCAGGTCATCCGTGAGATGAAGGTTAATTTGCCCAGCCTTGTTTAACTCCTGGTGTAATTGATTCAGGTCAGTCTGCCATTGTTCTAAAGTTGCCTGGCTGGCCTGGTATTCCCGGTGCAAGTTTTCCAACTCCGTAGTTAAGATTTCGTTTCTGGCCTGGGCCTGGTGGTAGCGGGTGACTAAATTAGACCGGGAAATGAGGGTGACATCCTTAACATTCGGACTGGGGCCATATTCCACCCGCACTAGCCTGTGAGTGCCTTTTACCCCCAGTTCATCCCCCTGATAACCTTTTTTGGCCCGATGAATTTTGGTCGTAAAGATCACCTTGTCCCCCGGCTGTAAGCCCAAGTTTGCCCACTCCTGCCGCATGGGTAACCACCAATGATCGGGAGTCACGGCCTGGCGGGTATCGGCCAAGCTCAAATGCCGGACACAGACTTTTTGGATGGTTCTTCGGTTGGATTGCCCTTGTCGGCCTGGAGGATTTCGCCGCGACGGTAACCGAACACTTTCGTAGCTCCCAAACCGATCAATAACGCCCATCAAACGTACCACCCGCTTGTGTAGTGTTGCCAATTCCACCGCCATCGCCACTAGTCTCCTTGCGTTCTAGATCGAGACTAACAAAACCTTTCAAAATTTTGACTTTTTTGATGCGAACGACCAGTCCATGACCTTGTCCCATAATCCCTGGCCTGGGCAAACTCCAATCCCCCCCAACCTTAAATCATCTCTTTCCTGCTGCCACTGGTGCTGAGAAACTAACAATTAATCAGATCCCAACAGGAGCAGTCCAGGCACTCTGGAAATTTATTGCCAGCCTTAAACAAATCTGCTGATTTAATTGAGTTGTGATGTGATACGAAATAGCTTTCTTCAGCGATGATCAACAGTTTGACTAGGTATTTATGACCTGACTCACATTGCGAAAATGCTAAGAGTTGTTGAATTTTAATGCTGAATCTTGATAATGCCTACTGCCCAATGGGGATCGCAGTAGCGTGGAAGACACAAGCATTATTGATTTACCAAGGCTTATGAAAATTGGGGTTGTTAAGGAGCGAGAAGTCGCAGAACGGCGGGTGGCCTTAAATCCAGATACAGTGGCCAAACTTGTGAAGCAGGGCTATGTCGTTCTTGTGGAAGCCGGTGCTGGAGAATTGTCGTTTTACAGTGATGTTGACTACCAGGCCGCGGGGGCCGAAATCAAGACTGAGTTGGAGGAGGTCTGGGGCGGTGTGGATGTCCTGCTGAAAGTGGCACCATTGCGGGAGCGGGAAATTGACTGGTTGCGGCCGGGTTCAACCTTAATTAGTTTCTTGAGTCCCCTCAGTCAGCCGGAACATATTCAACGCTTGGCCGAGAAAAATATTACCGCCTTTGCCCTGGAGTTAATTCCCCGCAGTAGTCGGGCCCAAGTCATGGATGCGCTGTCCTCCCAGGCCGGGGTGGCCGGATACCAAGCCGTATTAGTAGCCGCCGCTGCCTTGCCGAAATTTTTCCCGATGTTAACCACGGCGGCGGGTACAATTCCCCCGGCTAAGGTTTTTATCATTGGGGCGGGAGTGGCTGGCCTGCAAGCGATTGCAACGGCGCGGCGATTAGGGGCCATTGTGGAAGCCTTTGATATTCGGCCAGCCGTCAAAGAAGAAGTCCAAAGCCTCGGGGCCAAGTTTGTGGAAGTTGCCCTCGAAGAAGATACGGTCGCGGCTGGGGGCTATGCCAAAGAAGTTTCCGTGGCGGCCAAGCAGAAAACCCAGGAGGCGATTGCCGCCCATGTCCAAACTGCCGATGTAGTGATTACAACCGCCCAAGTCCCTGGCCGAACCGCCCCGCTGTTGGTGACAGAAGAAATGCTCTTGGCCATGAAACCGGGTTCAGTGGTTGTGGATTTAGCCGCGGAACAGGGCGGTAACTGTGCCTGGACAGAAGCGGGCCGGGAAATTGTCCGCAATGGGATCACGGTGATTGGGCCGATTAATTTACCCTCCTCTCTGTCAATCCAGGCCAGTCAAATGTACGCCAAAAACATCTCAACGTTGCTCACCTATCTGACTAAAGACGGGGAACTCAACCTCGATTTCAGTGATGACATTATTGGTGGGGCCTGTGTCACCCACGGCGGCGAAATTCGCAATGAACGGGTCAAACAAGCCTTACACCAATTAGAAACGGTCGCGGTTTAGGAGATGGCGGAGAGGGAATAGGAAACAGGGGAGAGAAAAGAGACAAGAGTTTTAACAGATCACGAGGTTAACTCACTTCTCGCTTCTCAATCCTCACTTCTCACTGCTCAACCCAAATAATTTTTATTGGAGAACTCTATGAATGATCCTGTTTTAGTGGGCTTGATAATTCTTGTCCTGGCTAGTTTTGTCGGTTTTGAAGTCATTAACAAAGTTCCCCCCACCTTACATACGCCCTTGATGTCTGGTTCCAATGCTATTTCCGGAATTGCGGTCATTGGGGCGTTATTGATGGCTGGCGCGGGTGGTACTGATTTGAGTGTGATTTTCGGCCTGATCGCTATTGTCTTGGCCACGGTGAATGTGGTGGGTGGCTTTTTAGTCACCGATCGGATGTTGCAAATGTTTAAACGGAAAGGGGCGTAAGTCGTGGGTAATTGGTTAATTAGTATTCAAGAACTGAGCTATTTGGCAGCCGCGGCTCTGTTTATTATCGGCTTAAAACAATTAGGTTCTCCGGCCACGGCCCGTAATGGCAATCGGTTGGCGGCTGTCGGGATGCTGGTGGCGGTGGTAGTGACCCTCATTGATCGGCAAGTGGTTAGTTTTGAAATGATTTTGCTCGCGATGGCCCTCGGCAGTGCGATTGGGGTGGTTTTAGCCTATAGGGTGGCGATGACCGATATGCCCCAGATGGTCGGGATTCTCAATGGCCTGGGGGGGGCAGCCTCGGCATTGGTGGCCATGGGAGAATTTTGGCGATTAGTCACCACCGGAGAGACCTTAACCACTAGCTCCTTGGTCACCATTTTGTTAGGCGTGCTGATTGGTGGAATTACCCTCACGGGTAGCTTGGTAGCCTTTGCCAAATTACAAGGCCTGATTCCGGGTTCTCCGGTGCGCTTTCCATTACAACAGGCCGTGAATGCTGCTTTAGTGATTGCCTTTTTAGCGGGCAGTGCCTA
Above is a window of Pseudocalidococcus azoricus BACA0444 DNA encoding:
- a CDS encoding Re/Si-specific NAD(P)(+) transhydrogenase subunit alpha; amino-acid sequence: MKIGVVKEREVAERRVALNPDTVAKLVKQGYVVLVEAGAGELSFYSDVDYQAAGAEIKTELEEVWGGVDVLLKVAPLREREIDWLRPGSTLISFLSPLSQPEHIQRLAEKNITAFALELIPRSSRAQVMDALSSQAGVAGYQAVLVAAAALPKFFPMLTTAAGTIPPAKVFIIGAGVAGLQAIATARRLGAIVEAFDIRPAVKEEVQSLGAKFVEVALEEDTVAAGGYAKEVSVAAKQKTQEAIAAHVQTADVVITTAQVPGRTAPLLVTEEMLLAMKPGSVVVDLAAEQGGNCAWTEAGREIVRNGITVIGPINLPSSLSIQASQMYAKNISTLLTYLTKDGELNLDFSDDIIGGACVTHGGEIRNERVKQALHQLETVAV
- a CDS encoding NAD(P) transhydrogenase subunit alpha, producing MNDPVLVGLIILVLASFVGFEVINKVPPTLHTPLMSGSNAISGIAVIGALLMAGAGGTDLSVIFGLIAIVLATVNVVGGFLVTDRMLQMFKRKGA